A genomic region of Arachis stenosperma cultivar V10309 chromosome 9, arast.V10309.gnm1.PFL2, whole genome shotgun sequence contains the following coding sequences:
- the LOC130947629 gene encoding plasma membrane ATPase 4-like, with translation MTVVFFWLMKDTNFFLDKFGVRSLRYSLAKMLAAFYLQVSIISLALIFVTGSCSWSYVERPDLLLLGSSMIAQLVANTLAVYANRRFARIK, from the exons ATGACAGTGGTATTTTTCTGGCTTATGAAGGACACTAACTTCTTCTTG GATAAGTTTGGTGTAAGGTCTCTGAGATATAGCCTTGCAAAAATGTTGGCAGCCTTTTACCTACAAGTCAGTATTATTAGCCTGGCACTAATTTTTGTCACTGGGTCTTGCAGTTGGTCCTATGTTGAAAGACCTGATCTTCTTTTACTGGGTTCTTCCATGATTGCTCAGCTG GTGGCAAATACTCTTGCAGTATATGCTAACAGGAGATTTGCAAGAATCAAGTGA